The following are encoded together in the Acanthochromis polyacanthus isolate Apoly-LR-REF ecotype Palm Island chromosome 14, KAUST_Apoly_ChrSc, whole genome shotgun sequence genome:
- the LOC127537125 gene encoding uncharacterized protein LOC127537125 — protein sequence MRDLGFTWAAISRMLSVNNRTLYNHRLQLGLVDYGNFANIADDDLDRLIAEVLSQTPGSGETYVTGSLRGRGIRVQRWRVRERLRIADPVGRALRGRRAIQRRVYNISVPNQVWHVDTNHKLNPWGFVFHGGIDGYSRCITYLRCCTDNRASTALQLFQVAVDLFGLPHHVRGDAGRENVDIARFMIENRGANRGSFMVGRSVHNQRIERLWGELNRVVSAYFKDLFIFMENVAVLDSTDPVHIRALHHVYLPRINRSVDEFVTQWNHHSLRTMEGNSPLQLWTTGMLWLHEDQTLNHVHVQQQQQWHHQHQWNAELGHTNPLNDDGNHGIELFLTACHLLQMNS from the exons ATGCGGGATTTAGGATTTACTTGGGCAGCCATATCTAGAATGTTGTCTGTAAATAATCGAACACTGTACAACCATAGACTCCAACTTGGTTTGGTGGATTATGGCAATTTTGCCAACATTGCAGACGATGATCTTGATCGTCTTATTGCTGAGGTACTGAGTCAAACCCCTGGCTCAGGAGAGACATATGTTACCGGCAGTTTGAGAGGGAGAGGGATCAGAGTTCAGCGATGGAGAGTACGAGAGCGTCTGAGAATAGCTGATCCAGTGGGAAGAGCCTTAAGAGGACGAAGAGCAATTCAACGGAGGGTCTACAATATCTCTGTCCCAAATCAAGTATG GCATGTTGACACAAATCACAAACTAAATCCATGGGGATTCGTATTTCATGGAGGAATTGATGGCTATAGTCGCTGCATTACCTATCTGAGATGTTGCACAGACAACAGAGCATCAACTGCCTTGCAACTTTTCCAGGTTGCAGTTGATCTATTTGGACTCCCACATCATGTCAGGGGTGATGCTGGTAGGGAGAATGTTGATATTGCAAGATTTATGATCGAGAACAGAGGGGCAAACAGAGGAAGTTTTATGGTTGGACGTAGTGTTCACAATCAAAGAATCGAAAGATTGTGGGGGGAACTGAATAGAGTGGTGTCAGCATACTTTAAAGACCTCTTCATTTTTATGGAAAATGTTGCAGTGCTGGACAGCACTGACCCAGTTCACATTAGGGCCCTTCACCATGTTTACCTCCCAAGAATAAATAGATCTGTAGATGAATTTGTTACCCAGTGGAACCACCACAGCTTAAGAACAATGGAAGGTAACTCACCACTGCAACTATGGACCACTGGAATGCTCTGGCTTCATGAAGATCAAACACTCAATCATGTACatgtgcaacaacaacaacaatggcatcATCAGCATCAATGGAATGCTGAGTTGGGGCACACTAATCCTTTGAATGATGATGGAAATCATGGGATAGAACTTTTTTTGACAGCATGTCACCTGCTTCAAATGAATAGTTAG
- the LOC110946994 gene encoding G2/M phase-specific E3 ubiquitin-protein ligase-like isoform X2, whose amino-acid sequence MQSIRTAFQPVVEGCRLQILLPCHFKLVEPSLSPTQTLNGKLVKKLFHQKSIFVRPDKVILSEDKETLLSDEERSHTNSCADIPSTDQCGIEGALDISKGLVSTISTAEAQPLSNISSFADGDEVIWCVASSNSSDNLAMSTSATVATIDDSVLLSSGTSAISSDNTHGSLLQPSVSVSEDSADSSANNASIQCRGPTCPSGSGNRSSSTPYSTYLDLFEEEYLSDDPDLQEAISRSLESSTSESDLKMTLERLMEQIASRVNDDNTVRFNIMRRNVWDGASRAMGRSNFSPEKRIDVKFTDDYGTSEGAVDNGGPTREFFRLCLHEIKDKIGIFEGLSNAKVLTCNSKAMKENGYFYAGQIMAMSIAHGGQSPCFLSEVLYECLPKGPDDVKVKTDDIADEETRSQVQRILQAETESQLQDAVTQAANLISMAGHNVRITLENKQETALDLAHWFRDGLTALGVLEAVQRYPLQMKCLFVSGEKALTATDIESLFQIIHSERGSNAFQEECRTMTFWQDYLQDAEFEEGVSLEDILVFFTGCDSIPALGFSPKPSLEFINHSRFPVANTCDNILRIPLHASYTAFKHDMDFAIRNSPGFGRA is encoded by the exons ATGCAGTCAATAAGAACAGCCTTTCAGCCAGTTGTGGAGGGTTGCAG gCTACAAATCTTGCTCCCGTGCCACTTTAAACTTGTTGAGCCATCTCTCAGCCCAACACAAACTTTAAATGGAAAACTTGTGAAAAAACTTTTTCATCAGAAGTCCATTTTTGTCAGGCCTGATAAAGTCATTTTAAGTGAGGACAAAGAAACG CTACTTTCTGATGAGGAGAGAAGCCATACAAACAGCTGTGCAGACATTCCCAGCACTGACCAATGTG GGATTGAGGGTGCACTGGACATTTCCAAAGGTCTTGTGTCAACCATTTCCACTGCTGAGGCCCAGCCTCTCTCCAATATTTCCTCCTTTGCTGATGGTGATGAGGTCATCTGGTGTGTTGCATCTTCCAACTCTAGTGACAATCTTGCTATGTCCACTAGTGCCACTGTTGCCACTATCGATGACAGTGTATTGTTGTCCAGTGGAACATCAGCCATCTCCAGCGACAACACCCATGGCTCCTTGCTTCAGCCCTCTGTCAGTGTTAGCGAGGACTCAGCTGATTCTTCTGCTAATAACGCCTCCATTCAGTGCCGTGGTCCCACTTGTCCCAGTGGATCGGGTAATCGCTCATCCAGCACACCCTACAG TACATACCTTGACCTGTTTGAGGAAGAATACCTCTCTGATGATCCAGATCTCCAGGAAGCCATTTCAAGGTCTTTAGAATCCAGTACAAGTGAGAG tGATTTAAAGATGACTTTGGAGAGACTGATGGAGCAGATTGCTTCTCGAGTGAATGATGACAACACTGTACGCTTCAATATTATGAGAAGGAATGTGTGGGATGGAGCATCCAGAGCCATGGGCAGATCCAATTTTTCACCAGAAAAGAGGATCGATGTCAAGTTTACTGATGACTATGGAACATCTGAGGGTGCTGTGGACAATGGAGGACCTACGCGGGAATTCTTCCGACTCTGCCTACATGAAATAAAGGACAAAATTGGCATCTTTGAGGGTCTATCCAATGCCAAAGTTCTCACATGCAATTCAAAAG caatgaaagaaaatggatACTTCTATGCTGGCCAGATAATGGCAATGTCAATTGCCCATGGGGGACAGAgtccatgttttctgtctgaggTCTTGTACGAATGTCTGCCAAAGGGTCCAGATGATGTAAAGGTCAAAACTGATGATATTGCTGACGAAGAAACAAGGTCGCAGGTACAGAGG atCTTACAAGCTGAGACTGAATCACAGCTCCAAGATGCGGTTACACAGGCAGCGAATCTCATTAGTATGGCTGGTCACAATGTTCGCATAACattggaaaacaaacaagagaCGGCTTTGGACTTGGCACACTG GTTCAGAGATGGCTTAACAGCTCTAGGTGTCCTAGAGGCTGTCCAGAGATACCCTCTACAGATGAAGTGCCTTTTCGTCAGTGGTGAAAAGGCTTTAACAGCGACTGATATCGAGAGTCTCTTCCAGATCATTCACTCCGAAAGAGGAAGTAACGCATTCCAGGAAGAGTGCCGGACCATGACTTTTTGGCAAGACTATCTTCAGGATGCTGAAT TTGAAGAAGGTGTCTCTCTGGAAGATATTCTGGTTTTCTTCACCGGATGTGACAGCATTCCAGCTCTGGGCTTCTCTCCAAAGCCAAGCCTTGAGTTCATTAACCATTCCCGATTTCCAGTGGCCAATACATGTGACAACATTCTTCGCATTCCATTACATGCATCATACACTGCTTTCAAACATGACATGGATTTTGCCATACGCAATTCACCAGGATTTGGAAGAGCATAA
- the LOC110946994 gene encoding G2/M phase-specific E3 ubiquitin-protein ligase-like isoform X1, whose protein sequence is MQSIRTAFQPVVEGCRLQILLPCHFKLVEPSLSPTQTLNGKLVKKLFHQKSIFVRPDKVILSEDKETLLSDEERSHTNSCADIPSTDQCGIEGALDISKGLVSTISTAEAQPLSNISSFADGDEVIWCVASSNSSDNLAMSTSATVATIDDSVLLSSGTSAISSDNTHGSLLQPSVSVSEDSADSSANNASIQCRGPTCPSGSGNRSSSTPYSTYLDLFEEEYLSDDPDLQEAISRSLESSTSESDLKMTLERLMEQIASRVNDDNTVRFNIMRRNVWDGASRAMGRSNFSPEKRIDVKFTDDYGTSEGAVDNGGPTREFFRLCLHEIKDKIGIFEGLSNAKVLTCNSKAMKENGYFYAGQIMAMSIAHGGQSPCFLSEVLYECLPKGPDDVKVKTDDIADEETRSQVQRILQAETESQLQDAVTQAANLISMAGHNVRITLENKQETALDLAHWYVLQRTRAPFERFRDGLTALGVLEAVQRYPLQMKCLFVSGEKALTATDIESLFQIIHSERGSNAFQEECRTMTFWQDYLQDAEFEEGVSLEDILVFFTGCDSIPALGFSPKPSLEFINHSRFPVANTCDNILRIPLHASYTAFKHDMDFAIRNSPGFGRA, encoded by the exons ATGCAGTCAATAAGAACAGCCTTTCAGCCAGTTGTGGAGGGTTGCAG gCTACAAATCTTGCTCCCGTGCCACTTTAAACTTGTTGAGCCATCTCTCAGCCCAACACAAACTTTAAATGGAAAACTTGTGAAAAAACTTTTTCATCAGAAGTCCATTTTTGTCAGGCCTGATAAAGTCATTTTAAGTGAGGACAAAGAAACG CTACTTTCTGATGAGGAGAGAAGCCATACAAACAGCTGTGCAGACATTCCCAGCACTGACCAATGTG GGATTGAGGGTGCACTGGACATTTCCAAAGGTCTTGTGTCAACCATTTCCACTGCTGAGGCCCAGCCTCTCTCCAATATTTCCTCCTTTGCTGATGGTGATGAGGTCATCTGGTGTGTTGCATCTTCCAACTCTAGTGACAATCTTGCTATGTCCACTAGTGCCACTGTTGCCACTATCGATGACAGTGTATTGTTGTCCAGTGGAACATCAGCCATCTCCAGCGACAACACCCATGGCTCCTTGCTTCAGCCCTCTGTCAGTGTTAGCGAGGACTCAGCTGATTCTTCTGCTAATAACGCCTCCATTCAGTGCCGTGGTCCCACTTGTCCCAGTGGATCGGGTAATCGCTCATCCAGCACACCCTACAG TACATACCTTGACCTGTTTGAGGAAGAATACCTCTCTGATGATCCAGATCTCCAGGAAGCCATTTCAAGGTCTTTAGAATCCAGTACAAGTGAGAG tGATTTAAAGATGACTTTGGAGAGACTGATGGAGCAGATTGCTTCTCGAGTGAATGATGACAACACTGTACGCTTCAATATTATGAGAAGGAATGTGTGGGATGGAGCATCCAGAGCCATGGGCAGATCCAATTTTTCACCAGAAAAGAGGATCGATGTCAAGTTTACTGATGACTATGGAACATCTGAGGGTGCTGTGGACAATGGAGGACCTACGCGGGAATTCTTCCGACTCTGCCTACATGAAATAAAGGACAAAATTGGCATCTTTGAGGGTCTATCCAATGCCAAAGTTCTCACATGCAATTCAAAAG caatgaaagaaaatggatACTTCTATGCTGGCCAGATAATGGCAATGTCAATTGCCCATGGGGGACAGAgtccatgttttctgtctgaggTCTTGTACGAATGTCTGCCAAAGGGTCCAGATGATGTAAAGGTCAAAACTGATGATATTGCTGACGAAGAAACAAGGTCGCAGGTACAGAGG atCTTACAAGCTGAGACTGAATCACAGCTCCAAGATGCGGTTACACAGGCAGCGAATCTCATTAGTATGGCTGGTCACAATGTTCGCATAACattggaaaacaaacaagagaCGGCTTTGGACTTGGCACACTGGTACGTCCTCCAACGGACCCGTGCACCTTTTGAAAG GTTCAGAGATGGCTTAACAGCTCTAGGTGTCCTAGAGGCTGTCCAGAGATACCCTCTACAGATGAAGTGCCTTTTCGTCAGTGGTGAAAAGGCTTTAACAGCGACTGATATCGAGAGTCTCTTCCAGATCATTCACTCCGAAAGAGGAAGTAACGCATTCCAGGAAGAGTGCCGGACCATGACTTTTTGGCAAGACTATCTTCAGGATGCTGAAT TTGAAGAAGGTGTCTCTCTGGAAGATATTCTGGTTTTCTTCACCGGATGTGACAGCATTCCAGCTCTGGGCTTCTCTCCAAAGCCAAGCCTTGAGTTCATTAACCATTCCCGATTTCCAGTGGCCAATACATGTGACAACATTCTTCGCATTCCATTACATGCATCATACACTGCTTTCAAACATGACATGGATTTTGCCATACGCAATTCACCAGGATTTGGAAGAGCATAA
- the LOC110946994 gene encoding G2/M phase-specific E3 ubiquitin-protein ligase-like isoform X4 has protein sequence MTLERLMEQIASRVNDDNTVRFNIMRRNVWDGASRAMGRSNFSPEKRIDVKFTDDYGTSEGAVDNGGPTREFFRLCLHEIKDKIGIFEGLSNAKVLTCNSKAMKENGYFYAGQIMAMSIAHGGQSPCFLSEVLYECLPKGPDDVKVKTDDIADEETRSQVQRILQAETESQLQDAVTQAANLISMAGHNVRITLENKQETALDLAHWYVLQRTRAPFERFRDGLTALGVLEAVQRYPLQMKCLFVSGEKALTATDIESLFQIIHSERGSNAFQEECRTMTFWQDYLQDAEFEEGVSLEDILVFFTGCDSIPALGFSPKPSLEFINHSRFPVANTCDNILRIPLHASYTAFKHDMDFAIRNSPGFGRA, from the exons ATGACTTTGGAGAGACTGATGGAGCAGATTGCTTCTCGAGTGAATGATGACAACACTGTACGCTTCAATATTATGAGAAGGAATGTGTGGGATGGAGCATCCAGAGCCATGGGCAGATCCAATTTTTCACCAGAAAAGAGGATCGATGTCAAGTTTACTGATGACTATGGAACATCTGAGGGTGCTGTGGACAATGGAGGACCTACGCGGGAATTCTTCCGACTCTGCCTACATGAAATAAAGGACAAAATTGGCATCTTTGAGGGTCTATCCAATGCCAAAGTTCTCACATGCAATTCAAAAG caatgaaagaaaatggatACTTCTATGCTGGCCAGATAATGGCAATGTCAATTGCCCATGGGGGACAGAgtccatgttttctgtctgaggTCTTGTACGAATGTCTGCCAAAGGGTCCAGATGATGTAAAGGTCAAAACTGATGATATTGCTGACGAAGAAACAAGGTCGCAGGTACAGAGG atCTTACAAGCTGAGACTGAATCACAGCTCCAAGATGCGGTTACACAGGCAGCGAATCTCATTAGTATGGCTGGTCACAATGTTCGCATAACattggaaaacaaacaagagaCGGCTTTGGACTTGGCACACTGGTACGTCCTCCAACGGACCCGTGCACCTTTTGAAAG GTTCAGAGATGGCTTAACAGCTCTAGGTGTCCTAGAGGCTGTCCAGAGATACCCTCTACAGATGAAGTGCCTTTTCGTCAGTGGTGAAAAGGCTTTAACAGCGACTGATATCGAGAGTCTCTTCCAGATCATTCACTCCGAAAGAGGAAGTAACGCATTCCAGGAAGAGTGCCGGACCATGACTTTTTGGCAAGACTATCTTCAGGATGCTGAAT TTGAAGAAGGTGTCTCTCTGGAAGATATTCTGGTTTTCTTCACCGGATGTGACAGCATTCCAGCTCTGGGCTTCTCTCCAAAGCCAAGCCTTGAGTTCATTAACCATTCCCGATTTCCAGTGGCCAATACATGTGACAACATTCTTCGCATTCCATTACATGCATCATACACTGCTTTCAAACATGACATGGATTTTGCCATACGCAATTCACCAGGATTTGGAAGAGCATAA
- the LOC110946994 gene encoding G2/M phase-specific E3 ubiquitin-protein ligase-like isoform X3 → MSTSATVATIDDSVLLSSGTSAISSDNTHGSLLQPSVSVSEDSADSSANNASIQCRGPTCPSGSGNRSSSTPYSTYLDLFEEEYLSDDPDLQEAISRSLESSTSESDLKMTLERLMEQIASRVNDDNTVRFNIMRRNVWDGASRAMGRSNFSPEKRIDVKFTDDYGTSEGAVDNGGPTREFFRLCLHEIKDKIGIFEGLSNAKVLTCNSKAMKENGYFYAGQIMAMSIAHGGQSPCFLSEVLYECLPKGPDDVKVKTDDIADEETRSQVQRILQAETESQLQDAVTQAANLISMAGHNVRITLENKQETALDLAHWYVLQRTRAPFERFRDGLTALGVLEAVQRYPLQMKCLFVSGEKALTATDIESLFQIIHSERGSNAFQEECRTMTFWQDYLQDAEFEEGVSLEDILVFFTGCDSIPALGFSPKPSLEFINHSRFPVANTCDNILRIPLHASYTAFKHDMDFAIRNSPGFGRA, encoded by the exons ATGTCCACTAGTGCCACTGTTGCCACTATCGATGACAGTGTATTGTTGTCCAGTGGAACATCAGCCATCTCCAGCGACAACACCCATGGCTCCTTGCTTCAGCCCTCTGTCAGTGTTAGCGAGGACTCAGCTGATTCTTCTGCTAATAACGCCTCCATTCAGTGCCGTGGTCCCACTTGTCCCAGTGGATCGGGTAATCGCTCATCCAGCACACCCTACAG TACATACCTTGACCTGTTTGAGGAAGAATACCTCTCTGATGATCCAGATCTCCAGGAAGCCATTTCAAGGTCTTTAGAATCCAGTACAAGTGAGAG tGATTTAAAGATGACTTTGGAGAGACTGATGGAGCAGATTGCTTCTCGAGTGAATGATGACAACACTGTACGCTTCAATATTATGAGAAGGAATGTGTGGGATGGAGCATCCAGAGCCATGGGCAGATCCAATTTTTCACCAGAAAAGAGGATCGATGTCAAGTTTACTGATGACTATGGAACATCTGAGGGTGCTGTGGACAATGGAGGACCTACGCGGGAATTCTTCCGACTCTGCCTACATGAAATAAAGGACAAAATTGGCATCTTTGAGGGTCTATCCAATGCCAAAGTTCTCACATGCAATTCAAAAG caatgaaagaaaatggatACTTCTATGCTGGCCAGATAATGGCAATGTCAATTGCCCATGGGGGACAGAgtccatgttttctgtctgaggTCTTGTACGAATGTCTGCCAAAGGGTCCAGATGATGTAAAGGTCAAAACTGATGATATTGCTGACGAAGAAACAAGGTCGCAGGTACAGAGG atCTTACAAGCTGAGACTGAATCACAGCTCCAAGATGCGGTTACACAGGCAGCGAATCTCATTAGTATGGCTGGTCACAATGTTCGCATAACattggaaaacaaacaagagaCGGCTTTGGACTTGGCACACTGGTACGTCCTCCAACGGACCCGTGCACCTTTTGAAAG GTTCAGAGATGGCTTAACAGCTCTAGGTGTCCTAGAGGCTGTCCAGAGATACCCTCTACAGATGAAGTGCCTTTTCGTCAGTGGTGAAAAGGCTTTAACAGCGACTGATATCGAGAGTCTCTTCCAGATCATTCACTCCGAAAGAGGAAGTAACGCATTCCAGGAAGAGTGCCGGACCATGACTTTTTGGCAAGACTATCTTCAGGATGCTGAAT TTGAAGAAGGTGTCTCTCTGGAAGATATTCTGGTTTTCTTCACCGGATGTGACAGCATTCCAGCTCTGGGCTTCTCTCCAAAGCCAAGCCTTGAGTTCATTAACCATTCCCGATTTCCAGTGGCCAATACATGTGACAACATTCTTCGCATTCCATTACATGCATCATACACTGCTTTCAAACATGACATGGATTTTGCCATACGCAATTCACCAGGATTTGGAAGAGCATAA